From a single Pseudobutyrivibrio xylanivorans genomic region:
- a CDS encoding AAA family ATPase: protein MPVFDFANDENVKKDAVVTYTTFRSDEPAATAEKPILVLRDSEKLMAHHTNGAFTNPITRSSFEYESDNGTVSVDILKLDLRFVALIGWLGENHIPVRLSGTQTDDGYAVYKIRETGIGNGKLSSEDGFLQFMMERLFASSAPSEEELDEEDAEDGDDMKLTSIQSITDFITCAGRTFPDNIRLWARRNLAVAKSAEVTIEERRHAQRALSIMTSIQWKSDYFEAIDPVAARKILDEELYGLESVKQRIMETVIQINRTHTLPSYGLLLCGPAGVGKSQIAYAVARILKLPWTTLDMSSINDPEQLTGSSRIYSNAKPGIIMEAFANSGTSNLVFIINELDKANSGKGNGNPADVLLTLLDNLGFTDNYMECMIPTMGVYPIATANVKADISAPLMSRFAVIDIPDYSVEEKKEIFRRFSLPKVLKRIGMSPEECQVTEDGLDAVMEKFVISTGIRNVEQAAEHLAANALYQIEVDGVSSVTFDRKMVEKLC, encoded by the coding sequence ATGCCAGTATTTGATTTTGCTAATGATGAGAACGTTAAGAAGGATGCAGTGGTGACCTATACTACATTCAGGTCGGATGAACCAGCTGCAACTGCAGAAAAGCCTATTCTTGTTTTAAGGGATAGTGAGAAGCTGATGGCACATCATACAAATGGTGCTTTTACAAATCCTATTACAAGAAGCAGCTTTGAATATGAGTCAGATAATGGCACTGTCTCTGTGGATATTCTTAAGCTTGATTTGCGTTTTGTGGCTCTGATAGGCTGGCTTGGGGAGAATCATATTCCAGTTAGGCTTTCAGGTACGCAAACTGACGATGGGTACGCGGTATACAAGATTCGTGAGACTGGTATCGGCAATGGAAAGCTTTCATCGGAAGATGGATTCCTACAGTTTATGATGGAGCGACTTTTTGCATCAAGTGCCCCTTCTGAGGAGGAGCTTGATGAGGAGGATGCTGAGGATGGCGACGATATGAAGCTCACCAGTATTCAGTCCATCACTGATTTCATAACCTGCGCAGGGCGTACATTTCCAGATAATATCAGACTCTGGGCACGTCGTAATCTTGCAGTTGCAAAATCCGCAGAGGTTACTATCGAGGAACGGCGCCACGCCCAGCGTGCCCTTTCAATTATGACCAGCATTCAGTGGAAGAGCGACTATTTCGAGGCTATTGACCCAGTGGCAGCTAGAAAGATTCTCGATGAGGAGCTTTACGGCCTTGAGTCGGTGAAGCAGCGAATCATGGAGACTGTAATTCAGATTAACAGAACTCACACATTGCCAAGCTATGGTTTGCTACTTTGCGGTCCAGCTGGTGTTGGAAAATCTCAAATCGCATATGCGGTAGCACGAATTCTTAAGCTTCCTTGGACAACTCTTGATATGAGCTCTATCAATGATCCTGAGCAGCTTACAGGAAGCTCTCGTATATATTCCAATGCGAAGCCGGGCATTATCATGGAGGCTTTTGCTAATTCTGGAACAAGCAATCTTGTTTTCATTATCAATGAGCTTGATAAGGCAAATTCTGGCAAGGGCAATGGTAATCCTGCAGATGTACTTTTGACACTTCTTGACAACTTAGGCTTTACTGACAACTACATGGAATGTATGATTCCAACCATGGGTGTTTATCCAATTGCCACAGCCAATGTGAAGGCTGATATTTCAGCACCTCTAATGTCACGTTTTGCAGTAATTGATATCCCAGATTATTCCGTTGAGGAGAAGAAGGAAATCTTCCGCAGATTCTCTTTACCAAAGGTGTTGAAGCGAATAGGAATGTCCCCAGAGGAGTGTCAGGTGACAGAAGATGGACTTGATGCAGTTATGGAGAAATTTGTCATTTCTACTGGCATCAGAAACGTGGAACAAGCCGCAGAACACCTTGCTGCAAATGCATTGTATCAGATTGAGGTGGATGGAGTTTCGTCTGTTACATTTGATAGAAAAATGGTAGAAAAACTTTGCTAA
- a CDS encoding YitT family protein, with product MKQIFKTGIIVILGLFLYALGVAFFIEPSGLITGGGTGLALFVHHMWGIKTSYAVFVINTVLFLVGWRVMGRRFAANTLLSTFALPVEIHIAEIIASHYPLTDDIVLCTVFGGLFIGASLGIVIRTGASTGGMDIPPIVLNKYLGTSISGVMWICDIIILAVQAIFTEKTLVLYGIILVIIYTMTLDKTLILGKAKTQIKVVSKKSDEIRRAILQDVDRGVTVIYGRTGYLGKDTDITLSIVSTRELAKAEKLVHAIDPEAFIIVSRVSEVKGRGFTEQKKYL from the coding sequence ATGAAACAGATTTTTAAAACAGGCATAATTGTAATTTTAGGACTATTCTTATATGCACTTGGAGTTGCATTCTTTATAGAGCCCTCAGGGCTGATCACAGGCGGCGGCACAGGTCTTGCGCTGTTCGTTCATCACATGTGGGGAATCAAGACCTCTTATGCAGTGTTTGTAATTAACACAGTTCTTTTCTTGGTTGGCTGGCGTGTAATGGGACGTCGCTTTGCAGCCAACACCTTACTTTCCACATTTGCTTTACCAGTAGAGATTCACATTGCAGAGATTATTGCATCTCATTATCCACTTACAGATGATATTGTGCTTTGCACTGTATTTGGAGGATTGTTCATTGGCGCCAGCCTAGGAATTGTAATTCGTACCGGCGCATCTACCGGTGGTATGGATATTCCACCAATCGTTTTGAACAAATACTTGGGCACTTCAATTTCTGGAGTGATGTGGATTTGCGATATTATAATCCTTGCTGTGCAGGCTATTTTTACTGAGAAGACACTGGTGCTTTATGGCATCATCCTTGTCATCATTTATACAATGACTTTGGACAAGACACTTATCCTTGGCAAGGCCAAGACCCAGATTAAGGTAGTCAGCAAAAAGAGTGATGAAATCCGTCGTGCCATTCTCCAGGATGTTGACCGTGGCGTTACAGTAATTTATGGTCGCACCGGCTACCTTGGTAAAGACACAGACATCACACTGTCAATCGTATCCACCCGTGAGCTTGCCAAAGCAGAAAAGCTTGTTCACGCCATAGACCCAGAGGCTTTCATCATCGTTAGCCGCGTATCTGAGGTAAAGGGAAGAGGATTCACCGAACAGAAGAAGTATTTATAA
- a CDS encoding methyl-accepting chemotaxis protein — protein sequence MTKKRGSLKTTLVAVILAAVVITAVIISAFTVISTLNTNSESTEAYTSRLLEDIKSELKNETQVAMSVCETMNAKYEAGQMTKAEAMKQAADIIRELRYNDGAGYFWVDTSEGINVVLLGRDTEGQSRWDSVDPDGNYFIQDMIKNGMQDGGGYTNLMFAKPNETEPLPKINYTAYYEPFDWVMGTGVWVDYIDELTANYTQHADAALRENIIATVIILIILIICGVVVALFFGEKITSPIKLSASQIVRMSNSDFTENDEIEGVRNLVNRNNEIGQISEALNQMHANIRNLMLEISDTTTSVAAASEELSASASQSAEASEMVATSCTNVANSCSGQINAVTDASNETDSFVSNMKEFQEAISRTTEMIKSTNEAAVNGASDMTNATDMMNSIRESVENTAQVVEGLGERLKSIDEFVVTISEIASQTNLLSLNASIEAARAGEMGKGFAVVASEISKLADESNQAAQKITELISAITKNSQEAVEAMREGAQNVINGSELVNEAGGTFNNIVTMVNSIQEESSTMSSIVEQLSGGTETIARNIHQIEQMSIEVADETSNVSAASQEQTASSYEVAQASDKLAGNAQELQDFVARFSL from the coding sequence ATGACTAAGAAGAGAGGTTCCTTAAAGACAACATTAGTGGCAGTTATTCTTGCAGCTGTTGTTATTACAGCAGTGATTATCTCAGCATTCACAGTTATTAGTACATTGAACACTAATTCTGAATCGACTGAGGCCTACACATCAAGACTGCTTGAGGACATTAAGTCTGAGCTCAAAAACGAGACACAGGTTGCCATGAGCGTCTGTGAGACTATGAATGCCAAATATGAGGCAGGTCAGATGACTAAGGCAGAGGCTATGAAGCAGGCTGCTGATATCATCAGAGAGCTTAGATACAATGATGGAGCTGGATATTTTTGGGTAGATACCTCTGAAGGTATTAATGTTGTTCTTCTTGGTCGAGATACAGAGGGACAGTCCAGATGGGATTCTGTAGATCCTGACGGTAATTACTTTATCCAGGATATGATTAAAAATGGTATGCAGGATGGCGGTGGTTACACAAACCTTATGTTTGCTAAGCCAAATGAGACTGAGCCATTACCAAAGATTAACTATACTGCTTACTATGAGCCTTTCGACTGGGTAATGGGTACTGGTGTCTGGGTTGATTATATCGATGAACTCACAGCTAATTATACACAGCATGCAGATGCAGCACTTAGAGAGAATATCATTGCAACAGTTATTATATTGATAATCCTGATTATATGTGGTGTTGTAGTTGCCCTGTTCTTTGGCGAGAAGATTACAAGTCCTATTAAGCTTTCTGCAAGCCAGATTGTTCGTATGTCTAACAGTGATTTCACCGAAAATGATGAGATTGAGGGAGTTCGTAATCTTGTAAATAGAAATAACGAAATCGGACAGATTTCTGAAGCTCTTAATCAGATGCATGCTAATATCAGAAATCTTATGTTGGAAATCTCTGATACAACCACATCAGTTGCGGCAGCTTCTGAGGAGCTTTCAGCATCAGCTTCACAGTCAGCAGAGGCATCTGAAATGGTTGCAACCTCTTGTACAAACGTAGCTAATTCGTGCAGTGGTCAGATTAATGCGGTTACTGATGCCAGCAATGAAACCGATTCCTTTGTTTCTAACATGAAGGAATTCCAGGAGGCAATCTCTCGTACAACAGAGATGATTAAGTCTACAAATGAGGCAGCTGTTAATGGTGCTTCAGATATGACAAATGCAACTGATATGATGAACAGCATTCGTGAATCAGTTGAAAATACAGCACAGGTTGTTGAGGGACTTGGCGAGAGACTTAAGAGCATCGATGAATTCGTTGTTACAATTTCTGAAATCGCAAGCCAGACAAACCTTCTTTCCCTTAATGCATCAATTGAGGCTGCAAGAGCCGGTGAGATGGGTAAGGGCTTCGCAGTTGTTGCCAGCGAAATATCAAAGCTTGCTGATGAGTCTAACCAGGCAGCTCAGAAGATTACAGAGCTGATTAGCGCTATCACCAAGAATTCTCAGGAAGCTGTAGAGGCAATGCGCGAGGGCGCACAGAACGTTATTAATGGTTCTGAGCTTGTTAACGAGGCTGGCGGAACCTTCAACAATATTGTTACCATGGTAAATTCTATTCAGGAAGAATCAAGCACAATGAGCTCTATTGTTGAGCAGCTTTCTGGTGGAACCGAGACCATTGCTCGGAACATCCATCAAATCGAGCAGATGAGTATCGAGGTTGCGGATGAAACATCTAATGTATCCGCAGCATCTCAAGAGCAGACAGCATCTTCTTACGAGGTTGCTCAGGCGTCCGACAAGCTTGCTGGAAATGCTCAGGAGCTTCAGGATTTCGTAGCTCGATTCTCACTTTAA
- a CDS encoding SpaA isopeptide-forming pilin-related protein, with translation MYVVERSGNLYNITSSVNDDGTTRIVAAFNAHALKSYIKNQLETMGLGSSDVVVSLNYTAVVTDKIQINSDENINTASVRFEKSTGDVDSTSDVVYGYTYGLKVVKKDGNETDTFLAGAQFRLFKEQDIYIKHSGDEDFAWSKRIGSDAVEAPDNALAYAVAKDSFDDTGINSGVYLLHETFDGAGTTESGVDYVAGDEICRLFVVYDDAYNTNTNTLAENGEFTSVATAEGILLTGLGDGTYIMAEIKAPNGYNELAEDMMFTIYRMDDEEAAQYHHGNLRNFYEKAADGTMEINESGMIALTVLNYKGLVLPSTGGMGTLIFTILGVIIMGGIIVVLIVRRRNNNRDFM, from the coding sequence TTGTATGTAGTAGAAAGAAGTGGAAATCTCTACAACATTACGTCTTCAGTAAATGACGATGGAACAACCCGCATTGTTGCAGCATTTAATGCCCATGCACTGAAGTCATATATAAAGAATCAGCTGGAAACTATGGGACTTGGTTCAAGTGATGTTGTAGTTTCGCTGAACTACACAGCCGTCGTAACAGACAAGATTCAGATTAATAGTGATGAGAATATCAATACCGCTTCAGTACGCTTCGAGAAGAGTACTGGTGATGTGGATTCTACATCGGATGTTGTATACGGATACACCTACGGCCTAAAGGTTGTTAAAAAAGATGGTAATGAGACAGACACATTCTTGGCAGGCGCACAGTTTAGGCTGTTTAAGGAGCAGGATATTTATATCAAGCATTCAGGTGATGAAGACTTTGCATGGTCTAAGAGAATTGGCTCTGATGCTGTAGAAGCACCGGATAATGCACTTGCCTATGCAGTGGCTAAGGATTCCTTTGATGATACAGGAATTAACAGTGGAGTATATCTGTTACATGAAACCTTTGACGGGGCTGGAACCACAGAATCGGGGGTGGATTACGTAGCAGGAGATGAAATCTGCAGACTTTTTGTAGTATATGACGATGCTTACAATACCAACACTAATACTCTCGCTGAAAACGGTGAATTCACTTCTGTTGCAACTGCGGAAGGTATACTCTTAACTGGCTTGGGCGATGGCACATATATCATGGCCGAGATTAAGGCACCTAATGGCTACAATGAACTGGCAGAGGACATGATGTTTACAATCTATCGTATGGACGATGAGGAAGCAGCCCAGTATCATCATGGTAACCTTCGAAACTTCTACGAGAAGGCGGCAGATGGAACGATGGAGATCAATGAAAGCGGAATGATTGCACTTACAGTTCTTAACTACAAGGGCCTTGTCCTTCCTAGCACCGGTGGAATGGGTACTCTTATCTTTACAATACTTGGTGTCATCATTATGGGTGGAATAATTGTAGTGCTGATTGTAAGAAGAAGGAATAATAATAGAGATTTTATGTAG
- a CDS encoding DMT family transporter translates to MKNTNKLKGIVCILLAAFGFSLMTFFVRISGDLPTMQKAFFRNLVALFVAITALLKTDARFEVGKGNRLSLFMRCAFGTAGLIANFYAIDRLGIADANMLNKLSPFFAIILSIFILKEIPNKFDIITTIIAFTGALFIIRPTGTFSSVFPALVGLFGGFGAGTAYVFVRKMTRNGVTTPVIVISFSAFSCLVTLPFLIKDYVPMAPKQLLFLLLAGVGASLGQFAITTAYKYAPAKEISVFDYTQVIFAALLGIIFLGEAPTVLSIIGYTIIIGVAVIRWKKNLTTD, encoded by the coding sequence ATGAAAAATACTAACAAACTTAAAGGAATAGTCTGCATCTTGCTTGCCGCCTTCGGCTTTTCACTTATGACTTTTTTCGTCAGAATTTCTGGTGACCTTCCTACGATGCAAAAGGCCTTCTTCAGAAATCTGGTTGCACTTTTTGTGGCAATAACTGCCCTTCTCAAAACCGATGCCAGATTTGAAGTAGGAAAAGGTAATCGTCTTTCTCTGTTTATGAGATGTGCTTTTGGTACTGCTGGACTTATTGCAAACTTCTATGCCATCGACAGACTTGGAATCGCTGATGCCAATATGCTGAATAAGCTCTCACCGTTTTTTGCTATTATCTTATCCATTTTTATATTGAAGGAGATTCCAAACAAGTTTGATATCATCACTACTATAATCGCCTTCACTGGTGCACTTTTCATCATCAGACCAACAGGTACATTCTCTTCAGTTTTTCCAGCTTTAGTTGGATTGTTTGGGGGATTTGGTGCAGGAACTGCTTATGTTTTCGTCAGAAAAATGACTAGAAATGGAGTTACAACTCCCGTTATTGTTATCAGCTTTTCAGCCTTTTCATGCCTTGTGACATTGCCATTTTTAATCAAGGACTATGTACCTATGGCTCCAAAGCAGCTGCTGTTTCTTCTATTAGCTGGTGTTGGTGCCTCCCTTGGTCAGTTTGCTATTACAACAGCATATAAATATGCCCCTGCCAAGGAAATTTCCGTTTTCGATTACACTCAGGTAATCTTTGCAGCATTGCTTGGAATCATTTTCCTTGGAGAGGCACCTACTGTTCTCAGTATTATCGGATATACGATAATTATTGGAGTAGCTGTCATCAGATGGAAGAAAAATCTCACCACCGATTAA
- a CDS encoding ATP-binding protein, with protein MDRNRILFKRFLLVILGFVMIAFQSPVFVSAHNHATKTVRIGYYENEIFQEGASEDSVKSGYAYEYYMKLSEYTGWRYEYVYGTYNDLYQMLVDGDIDMLAGIAFREDREALIGYPEIPMGVEAYVLVKHDFDTEITAEPSTLSGHTIGVLNSNMSATLGNYLKEHAIDATVITYENSAKLLDAFDSDEIDILAAESDGTNIRKHAEVLYAFGTADYYICVNKADTILLDELNEAQSALYTDEPYYLSVLNAKYFGASLSSQTLSNVERNWILAHDKIVIGYLNNYLPYSDTDANGRVTGVVKDIVPKLFDSMNITELDIEYKGFDNYDDMISAVDAEGVDVAFPVAGGLYYSEESGIYQSNSVLSSSTDLIYKNVVIYPDNASFAINNNNRMQYYYVKTNYPNAHMVFYDSIDECLRAVLKGEVDCTTVNGMRANAILKNAEYADLSLRQLSSADARCFGVRIGDEGLLRIINRGIHIMGSDYPENQAYKYVDGLYIEEKTLSLKDFIPWILLVLLLIACVIIVYTMTKLKRCKAAVADLQNVNYIKSNFINDVATNIREPIVEITEEIDSPTAERLLSAVDDIIDLSNFEYGKVTLSEDKIHIPALVRGLESEFQENPSCKNLNLQFNVKEIRNKDVIADKARLVQALTKILNNAVEYSKKGGHIRVEVEEQKCSNPRITNMVFTIKDDGIGMSPEFQKIVFDAYTRENNGMDGKQGVGLGLTISKRIVDLMGGKIEINSTKGYGCEVVVKVPVKICYTR; from the coding sequence GTGGATCGAAACAGAATTTTATTTAAGAGATTTTTATTAGTAATTTTGGGCTTTGTAATGATTGCATTTCAAAGCCCTGTTTTTGTGTCGGCACACAATCATGCAACCAAAACTGTAAGGATTGGTTATTACGAGAACGAAATTTTTCAGGAGGGAGCTTCAGAGGATTCGGTGAAATCCGGCTATGCCTATGAGTATTATATGAAGCTTTCTGAGTATACCGGCTGGCGATATGAATATGTGTATGGCACCTATAATGATTTGTATCAGATGCTTGTTGATGGTGATATTGATATGCTGGCAGGTATCGCATTCAGGGAGGACCGTGAAGCACTTATCGGTTATCCGGAGATTCCTATGGGGGTCGAAGCCTATGTTTTAGTTAAGCACGATTTTGATACAGAAATTACCGCAGAACCATCTACACTTAGCGGACATACAATTGGCGTTTTAAATAGTAATATGTCTGCGACGCTTGGAAACTATTTGAAAGAGCATGCTATAGATGCAACGGTGATTACCTATGAGAATAGTGCTAAGCTTTTGGACGCATTTGATTCAGATGAAATAGATATTCTTGCAGCGGAGAGTGATGGTACTAATATAAGGAAGCATGCAGAGGTTCTTTATGCTTTTGGAACTGCTGATTATTATATATGTGTAAACAAAGCTGATACGATTTTGCTAGACGAACTGAACGAAGCACAGAGCGCCCTGTATACTGACGAGCCATACTATTTGAGCGTGTTAAATGCTAAGTATTTTGGAGCCAGCCTTTCATCACAGACTTTGTCAAATGTTGAAAGAAACTGGATTTTAGCCCACGACAAAATCGTTATTGGCTATCTGAATAATTACTTGCCATATAGTGACACAGATGCAAATGGGCGGGTGACTGGTGTCGTTAAGGATATTGTTCCAAAGCTTTTTGACTCTATGAATATAACTGAGCTGGATATTGAATATAAAGGCTTTGATAATTATGATGATATGATTTCTGCAGTGGATGCAGAAGGGGTGGATGTGGCATTTCCTGTAGCAGGAGGCCTGTATTATTCCGAGGAGAGTGGCATTTACCAGTCAAATTCGGTATTGTCTTCAAGTACTGATTTAATTTACAAGAATGTTGTTATTTATCCAGACAACGCCAGCTTTGCAATCAATAACAACAATCGTATGCAATATTATTATGTGAAGACCAATTATCCAAATGCACATATGGTTTTCTACGACAGTATTGATGAGTGCCTTAGAGCTGTTCTAAAAGGTGAGGTAGATTGTACCACTGTCAATGGTATGAGAGCCAATGCAATTTTGAAAAATGCAGAGTATGCGGATTTGTCCCTTAGACAGCTTTCCTCAGCTGATGCCAGATGCTTTGGTGTCAGAATTGGCGATGAGGGACTGCTTCGTATAATTAATCGAGGCATTCACATTATGGGCAGTGATTATCCAGAGAATCAGGCCTATAAATATGTGGATGGCCTTTATATTGAAGAAAAAACACTTAGCCTAAAGGATTTTATTCCATGGATACTTTTGGTATTATTGCTTATTGCTTGCGTCATTATCGTATATACGATGACAAAGCTTAAACGGTGCAAGGCTGCGGTAGCTGATTTGCAGAATGTTAATTATATTAAGAGCAACTTCATTAACGATGTGGCCACAAATATCAGAGAGCCGATAGTGGAGATTACTGAAGAAATCGACAGTCCTACTGCTGAGAGATTGCTTTCAGCTGTGGATGACATTATTGATTTGAGCAATTTTGAGTATGGAAAAGTCACATTAAGTGAGGACAAAATTCATATTCCAGCTCTTGTCAGAGGCTTAGAGTCAGAATTTCAGGAGAATCCTTCCTGCAAGAATCTCAACCTTCAGTTTAATGTGAAGGAGATTCGAAACAAGGATGTTATTGCTGACAAGGCTCGTTTAGTCCAGGCCTTAACCAAAATCCTTAACAATGCAGTTGAGTATTCTAAAAAGGGCGGTCATATTCGTGTCGAAGTAGAAGAGCAGAAGTGCAGCAATCCTAGAATTACCAATATGGTATTTACGATAAAGGATGATGGAATTGGCATGAGTCCTGAATTTCAGAAGATTGTATTTGATGCTTACACAAGAGAAAATAATGGTATGGATGGAAAGCAAGGCGTGGGCCTTGGCTTAACCATCTCAAAAAGAATTGTAGATTTGATGGGAGGAAAAATAGAAATCAATTCTACAAAGGGCTACGGCTGTGAAGTCGTTGTAAAAGTCCCAGTAAAAATATGTTATACAAGATAG
- a CDS encoding TetR/AcrR family transcriptional regulator, whose translation MDIKYKLAEAMKTCMRTTSVENITVKQIVETAGVSRQSFYRNFIDKYDLVNWYFDRLLEQSFKEMGKGETIREGLIKKFQYIKQEKLFFTAGFKGDNQNNLKEHDFIMIYEFYCSLIREKTGTPPDTKTRKLLEMYCWSSIYMTVQWLTKGMKEPEEALADLMIDAMPPKLQELFAKIKIL comes from the coding sequence ATGGATATTAAGTATAAATTAGCTGAAGCCATGAAAACCTGCATGCGCACCACCTCTGTGGAAAACATCACGGTAAAACAGATTGTTGAAACTGCAGGCGTTTCACGTCAGAGCTTCTATAGGAACTTCATAGATAAATATGATTTGGTAAACTGGTACTTCGACCGCCTGCTGGAACAGTCCTTCAAAGAAATGGGAAAAGGAGAAACCATACGCGAAGGATTGATTAAGAAATTCCAGTACATTAAGCAGGAAAAGCTTTTCTTCACTGCTGGCTTCAAGGGCGACAATCAAAACAATCTAAAGGAGCATGACTTCATAATGATTTATGAATTCTACTGCTCTCTTATTCGTGAGAAAACCGGCACCCCTCCAGACACCAAAACCAGAAAGCTTCTTGAAATGTACTGCTGGTCTTCTATCTACATGACTGTGCAGTGGCTGACAAAAGGCATGAAGGAACCCGAAGAAGCACTGGCTGACCTGATGATTGATGCTATGCCACCAAAGCTTCAAGAACTATTTGCAAAAATAAAAATACTATAG
- a CDS encoding helix-turn-helix domain-containing protein, producing the protein MVVEKNQETKKVVSENLKFLLLQNGKTRKDVCQDLNIKYTTFCDWINGRIIPKYQNLEMLGEYFSIEPVDFYKPLSGEESIMAAKRVLTYAKELQPNCNKELEMSMIKDMSDEQIIELVNSGVSFKHKSYEERLAECGGVAQSYKFDWGEPKGREIL; encoded by the coding sequence ATGGTTGTTGAAAAAAATCAAGAAACAAAAAAAGTAGTTTCTGAGAATTTGAAGTTTTTGTTGTTACAAAATGGCAAGACCCGTAAAGATGTTTGCCAAGATTTAAATATAAAATATACAACTTTTTGCGATTGGATTAATGGGCGAATAATACCTAAATATCAGAATTTAGAAATGTTGGGAGAGTATTTTAGCATAGAACCAGTGGATTTTTACAAGCCTCTTAGTGGGGAGGAAAGTATTATGGCAGCTAAAAGAGTTTTAACATATGCAAAAGAGTTACAACCAAATTGCAATAAGGAATTGGAGATGAGTATGATTAAGGATATGTCTGATGAACAGATAATAGAATTAGTAAATTCAGGGGTTTCATTTAAGCACAAATCTTATGAAGAAAGATTAGCAGAATGTGGGGGTGTGGCTCAATCATATAAATTCGATTGGGGAGAACCAAAAGGAAGAGAGATACTTTAA
- the fucO gene encoding lactaldehyde reductase, whose product MANRISLNATSYHGAGAINEVVTEINNNGFKKAFVASDPDLIKFGVTAKVTDLLDAAKIPYEIYSDIKPNPTIENVKNGVEAFKKSGADCIVAIGGGSSMDTSKAIGIIITNPEFEDVRSLEGVAPTKNPCVPIIAVPTTAGTAAEVTINYVITDVEKERKFVCVDTHDMPIVAVVDPEMMSSMPKGLTAATGMDALTHAIEGYTTRAAWEMTDMFHLEAIRLISSNLRDAVENKKSGREGMALGQYIAGMGFSNVGLGIDHAMAHTLSAHYDTPHGVACAMFLPISMEFNREYTGERLREVARAMGVEGVDNMTQDEYRDAAIAAVKKLSEDVGIPTTLDKIKEEDLDTLATDALNDACYPGNPREATKEQVIEMFRMLMA is encoded by the coding sequence ATGGCAAACAGAATTTCACTCAATGCCACATCTTACCATGGTGCTGGCGCAATCAACGAAGTAGTGACAGAAATTAACAACAACGGATTCAAGAAGGCTTTTGTAGCTTCTGATCCTGATCTTATTAAGTTTGGAGTTACAGCAAAGGTTACAGACCTTCTCGATGCTGCAAAGATTCCATACGAGATTTACTCAGATATCAAGCCAAACCCAACAATCGAAAACGTAAAGAATGGTGTTGAGGCTTTCAAGAAGTCTGGTGCTGACTGCATCGTTGCAATCGGTGGCGGTTCTTCTATGGATACATCAAAGGCAATCGGTATCATCATTACAAACCCAGAGTTTGAAGATGTTCGTTCACTTGAGGGCGTTGCTCCAACAAAGAACCCATGCGTACCTATCATCGCTGTTCCAACTACAGCTGGTACTGCTGCTGAGGTTACAATCAATTACGTTATCACAGATGTAGAAAAGGAAAGAAAGTTCGTATGCGTTGACACACACGATATGCCAATCGTAGCTGTTGTTGACCCAGAGATGATGAGCTCAATGCCTAAGGGTCTTACAGCTGCAACAGGTATGGATGCTCTTACACACGCAATCGAGGGCTACACAACACGTGCTGCTTGGGAAATGACAGACATGTTCCATCTTGAAGCTATCCGTCTTATCTCTTCTAACTTACGTGACGCTGTAGAGAACAAGAAGTCAGGCCGCGAGGGAATGGCTCTTGGTCAGTACATCGCAGGTATGGGCTTCTCAAATGTAGGTCTTGGTATCGACCACGCTATGGCTCACACTCTTTCAGCTCACTATGACACACCACACGGCGTAGCTTGCGCTATGTTCCTTCCAATCTCTATGGAGTTCAATCGTGAGTACACAGGCGAGAGACTTCGTGAAGTTGCTCGTGCTATGGGCGTTGAAGGCGTAGACAACATGACTCAGGATGAATACCGTGACGCAGCTATCGCAGCTGTTAAGAAGCTTTCTGAGGACGTAGGAATTCCTACAACTCTCGACAAGATCAAGGAAGAAGATCTTGATACACTTGCAACAGATGCACTCAACGACGCTTGCTACCCAGGTAACCCACGCGAGGCTACAAAGGAGCAGGTAATCGAAATGTTCCGTATGCTTATGGCATAA